The following proteins are encoded in a genomic region of Takifugu rubripes chromosome 21, fTakRub1.2, whole genome shotgun sequence:
- the LOC101071238 gene encoding eosinophil peroxidase-like has translation MNWPLHLLVAGLLLCFHSQANAGSRLSRSVIERAVAKAKANVDAAYQYSRTQSVDRVKRQAASPADILRLLKQPVGPTRVAVRAADYMNNALMFISSMTRRKKRSINATDLISEEDLEVIAELTGCTPLHRAPSCKTTPNLNRFRTASSVCNNRQNTRWGSSNTPFTRWLPAEYQDNATLPKGWDRNLRVNNEMLPLVREVSNHILRAANSRVDSDPLYTHLVTIFGQWTDHDLTFTPHSPVIRSFSNGIDCEKSCEHTEPCFPIEVPRNDSRFTQHSEKCMPFFRSAPACGSGNTGYMFGQRNVRQQMNTLTAFIDVGQVYGADDVKARFLRDLTSDKGLLKVNPEHTDNGRELLPFATMDANLCATRGRITNDSSAREVPCFLAGDDRVNENIALTSLHTLLLREHNRLARALAELNPLWDGERLYQEARKIMGGYFQVLTFRDYLFHIVGPDFIARQLSTYPGYDEAVDPSISNVFATAAYRFAHLMVQPTISRLDENYSENQEFPSVLLHKAFFTPWRIIHEGGLDPILRGLVSRKAKLKTQEHMMHDELRERLFKFSSEMALDLAALNLQRGRDHGLPGYNEWRKFCGLSQPRNLKELAAVMNSTVMAEKLLSLYKTPDNIDVWLGGVAEPFVHGGRVGPLHACLISTQFQKIRQGDRLWWENPGVFTEAQRASLRETSLARIICDNTNITEIPQLPFQYRPRGSGYKNCRDIPAFDLAPWKEGAEGQTAVTTTPRVSQVPLETPTGRVAFSVRLGNNFPKGDKPIAFKEVIYNGQNSYNRRTGYFTCKTPGVYEFSFYASVNLNDASLDLYHNQKLILHSFTTKQKGFIVASGNVYIKLNKKDRVYLVARSGHNGLTKDSIFSGHLLFTE, from the exons GATCCCGTTTGAGCCGCAGCGTTATTGAAAGAGCCGTGGCCAAAGCCAAGGCCAACGTGGACGCCGCTTATCAATACTCCAGAACCCA GAGCGTCGACCGTGTGAAGAGGCAGGCAGCCAGTCCTGCAGACATCCTGCGGCTGCTGAAACAGCCTGTCGGACCCACACGCGTCGCCGTGCGTGCTGCCGACTACATGAACAACGCCCTGATGTTCATTTCGTCTATGACAAGGAGAAAGAAGCGCTCCATCAATGCCACAG ACCTGATCTCTGAAGAGGACCTGGAGGTCATTGCTGAACTGACTGGTTGTACCCCCCTACATCGGGCCCCTTCCTGCAAAACCACCCCCAATTTAAATAGGTTCCGCACTGCGAGCAGCGTCTGCAACAACAG GCAGAACACCCGCTGGGGATCCTCCAACACACCTTTCACTCGCTGGCTACCTGCAGAGTACCAGGATAATGCCACTCTGCCTAAAGGCTGGGACCGTAATCTGAGAGTCAACAATGAAATGCTGCCCCTG GTGCGGGAGGTGTCCAACCATATTCTCAGAGCTGCCAACTCTCGGGTGGACAGCGACCCTCTCTACACTCACCTGGTGACCATCTTCGGGCAGTGGACCGACCACGACCTGACCTTTACCCCTCACTCCCCCGTCATCCGCTCCTTCAGCAACGGCATTGACTGTGAGAAGAGCTGCGAGCACACGGAGCCCTGCTTCCCCATCGAG GTCCCCAGGAACGATTCACGCTTCACCCAGCACTCCGAGAAGTGCATGCCTTTCTTCCGCTCGGCGCCGGCTTGCGGTTCTGGCAACACGGGCTACATGTTCGGTCAACGCAACGTGCGGCAGCAGATGAACACCCTCACGGCCTTCATCGATGTGGGTCAGGTGTACGGCGCGGACGACGTCAAGGCCCGCTTTCTCCGAGACCTCACCTCCGATAAGGGCCTGTTGAAGGTGAACCCCGAGCACACCGACAACGGCCGTGAGCTCCTGCCCTTCGCCACCATGGACGCCAACCTGTGCGCCACCAGAGGTCGCATTACCAACGACAGCAGTGCCAGAGAGGTGCCCTGTTTCCTGGCTG GTGACGATCGAGTCAACGAGAACATCGCTCTGACCTCTTTGcacacgctgctgctgcgcgAACACAACCGGCTGGCGCGAGCTTTAGCCGAACTTAACCCTCTCTGGGACGGCGAGAGGCTCTACCAGGAGGCGCGAAAGATCATGGGCGGATACTTTCAG gttCTCACATTCAGAGACTATTTGTTCCATATTGTTGGTCCGGACTTCATCGCCAGGCAACTGTCCACCTACCCGGGTTATGATGAAGCTGTGGACCCCAGCATCTCCAATGTCTTTGCTACAGCCGCGTACCGTTTTGCCCATCTGATGGTTCAGCCTACCATTTCTCGTCTTGATGAGAACTACAGCGAGAACCAGGAGTTTCCCTCTGTCCTGCTGCACAAAGCCTTCTTCACCCCGTGGAGAATCATCCATGAAG GTGGTTTGGACCCCATTTTGAGGGGGCTGGTGAGTCGTAAAGCCAAGCTGAAGACGCAGGAGCACATGATGCACGATGAGCTGAGAGAGAGGCTCTTCAAATTCTCCTCCGAGATGGCTCTGGATCTGGCCGCTCTTAACCTGCAGAGGGGCAGAGATCATGGTCTCCCCG GCTACAACGAATGGCGGAAGTTCTGCGGGCTGTCACAACCACGCAACCTGAAGGAGTTAGCTGCAGTAATGAACAGCACGGTCATGGCGGAGAAGCTGTTGAGCCTCTACAAGACACCTGACAACATCGATGTGTGGCTGGGAGGAGTAGCTGAGCCGTTTGTCCACGGGGGAAGGGTCGGACCCTTGCACGCCTGCTTGATTTCCACCCAGTTCCAGAAGATTCGCCAAGGCGACCG ACTGTGGTGGGAGAACCCCGGAGTCTTTACTGAGGCTCAGAGGGCTTCTCTGAGGGAAACATCACTGGCCCGCATCATTTGTGACAACACTAACATTACTGAGATACCTCAGCTGCCGTTCCAGTATCGACCTCGAGGGTCTGGTTACAAAAACTGCAGAGACATTCCTGCCTTTGACCTCGCTCCATGGAAGGAGG GTGCAGAAGGGCAAACAGCAG TGACCACTACACCACGTGTTTCCCAAGTTCCTCTTGAAACTCCCACTGGAAGAGTTGCCTTCTCTGTGCGACTGGGCAACAACTTCCCTAAAGGAGACAAGCCCATTGCTTTCAAAGAGGTCATCTACAATGGACAGAACAGTTATAACAGGCGGACAGGATATTTTACGTGCAAGACTCCAGGTGTGTACGAGTTCAGCTTCTACGCCTCCGTGAACCTCAACGATGCCAGTCTGGATCTGTACCATAACCAAAAGCTGATTCTGCACTCATTCACCACCAAGCAGAAAGGTTTCATCGTAGCCAGTGGCAACGTATACATTAAGCTGAACAAAAAGGACAGAGTTTATTTGGTGGCGAGGAGTGGTCATAACGGCCTGACCAAAGACAGCATCTTTTCAGGCCATCTGCTGTTCACCGAGTAA